The genomic window GAGGCGTTGCGGTTACACTCTGAAAACCTGCCAAATCCCCTTTGGTCATCAGTACTTTGCTGTAGATCAGTTCGGGAATATCTCCCGTCATCTGTACCGCCTCGCTGATGGTGTACGAAACCGCGATATTCACTCTGGATTTTGAACCGCTTCCGGACCCGAAATATTTCGCCTGAATATTCTTAACAGGCTGAAGAAAGCCGATCACCAGTTTAAACTTGGTCTGTTGCAGCAATTGCTTGTCACTTGGCGGTCTGCTGCTCGGTTTCGGGGTACTTCTAATAATGTCTTGCCCGCGCCAGTTGGCCCCGACAATCGTTCCTACTTTTCCTGAAAATCCTCCAAGGATTCCTTTTGTTATTCTTGCCATTGGTTTGTGTTTTATGGGTTAACAGAACGAAGGTATAACGGAAGTTTTCATTTTCAAGCACCTGCGAAAGCAATGACCGACGTCGGAAAATCCTGACGGTTTTTGACCGGTATTCTTCGCCATTTCTTCGGGTCTCCTTCGGGACTGCTTCGGGAGTTCTTCGGAAAAATGGAGCTTTTTCCGAAGGATTCCCGAACGATATCCGAAGAAGTAAGAATGGGTTTGTTGGA from Chryseobacterium camelliae includes these protein-coding regions:
- a CDS encoding DUF6266 family protein; the encoded protein is MARITKGILGGFSGKVGTIVGANWRGQDIIRSTPKPSSRPPSDKQLLQQTKFKLVIGFLQPVKNIQAKYFGSGSGSKSRVNIAVSYTISEAVQMTGDIPELIYSKVLMTKGDLAGFQSVTATPQSGQVISLSWEDNSQQGNATSTDKANIICYCEELRTYEIFESVAERSVTAANITLPPSYAGKEVQVWAFFHNAKETLACNSAYLGNLTVV